In Halarcobacter mediterraneus, the following proteins share a genomic window:
- a CDS encoding ModE family transcriptional regulator: protein MKKLDNVQKDLLLTNLDEDGKLSCLKAFKVARLIGMKPKDMAEVTKSMNIKITNCELGVFGKIKFSQLDDNIYDKLSKNFAQEKKVECEIAWYTARDKGASLRKVGSTINNSDIKVTHCQLGCFYDEEFEKYDDR from the coding sequence ATGAAAAAACTTGACAATGTTCAAAAAGACTTGTTGCTGACAAACTTAGATGAAGATGGTAAACTTTCATGTCTAAAAGCATTTAAAGTAGCTAGACTTATTGGTATGAAACCAAAAGATATGGCAGAAGTAACAAAATCAATGAATATTAAAATTACAAACTGTGAATTGGGTGTTTTTGGTAAAATTAAATTTTCACAACTTGATGATAACATATATGATAAATTATCTAAAAACTTTGCTCAAGAAAAAAAAGTTGAATGTGAAATAGCTTGGTATACTGCAAGAGATAAAGGTGCAAGCCTAAGAAAAGTTGGATCAACAATAAATAATTCAGATATAAAAGTAACACACTGCCAACTTGGTTGTTTCTATGATGAAGAGTTTGAAAAATATGATGATAGGTAA
- the pgp3 gene encoding peptidoglycan metallopeptidase Pgp3 codes for MKKISLILIFINLYLGATILTFNKTVENANTILIKLKEKNISEPKLTLDKHNIDFNKLKDDTYYAIVPISYYKKLKNYKIIISYIKENKKIFKGIPITVIDGKYKSEVINVDSSKVTLNEKNKKRTNIEYQEAMNIYNKKTNLSYINKKFIYPLNSKITSDFGRKRVYNGKLKSYHSGTDFRASVGTPIKATNDGKIVLAKNRFYAGNSIIIDHGQGIYSCYYHLSKMNFKVGDFVKQGEVIALSGNTGRSTGPHLHFSIRVHSILVDPLQFIEIMNNNLFN; via the coding sequence ATGAAAAAGATAAGCTTAATATTAATTTTTATTAACCTCTATTTAGGGGCTACTATTTTAACTTTTAATAAGACTGTAGAAAATGCAAATACTATACTCATAAAACTAAAAGAAAAAAATATTTCAGAGCCTAAATTAACATTAGATAAACACAATATAGATTTTAATAAATTAAAAGATGATACTTATTATGCAATAGTACCTATCTCTTACTATAAAAAACTTAAAAACTATAAAATAATAATATCCTATATAAAAGAAAACAAAAAGATTTTTAAAGGGATTCCTATTACTGTTATTGATGGTAAATATAAAAGTGAAGTTATAAATGTTGATAGTTCAAAAGTCACATTAAATGAAAAAAACAAAAAAAGAACTAATATTGAATATCAAGAAGCGATGAATATATATAATAAAAAAACAAATTTATCATATATAAATAAAAAATTCATATACCCTTTAAATAGTAAAATCACTAGTGATTTTGGGAGAAAAAGAGTTTATAATGGAAAACTAAAATCCTATCATAGTGGTACTGACTTTAGGGCCTCTGTAGGGACACCTATAAAAGCAACAAATGATGGAAAAATTGTTTTGGCAAAAAATAGATTTTATGCAGGTAATTCTATAATCATTGACCATGGGCAAGGGATTTACTCTTGTTATTATCATTTAAGTAAAATGAACTTTAAAGTTGGAGATTTTGTAAAGCAAGGTGAAGTTATTGCACTAAGTGGTAATACAGGAAGAAGCACAGGACCACATCTTCACTTTTCAATAAGAGTTCATTCTATTCTTGTAGATCCTTTACAATTTATTGAAATAATGAATAATAATCTTTTTAATTAA
- a CDS encoding Tgt2/MlaC family protein, translated as MLKKYIISFIISTTLLFSITKDEIKSTMSKNIEAVLNILKQNKLTHEEKAKEIILIMNENFDYELMSRLSLGKKWKELDSNKQNNFIKLFEKVLKDSYIDKLNLYTNEKVKIIGLQEPKKNRAILNTEIVGKSDNYQIDYKFYQKTKEDWKIYDVSLAGVSIIQTYRQQFAGFLKDKTFDELVNNLKNKINDKKSI; from the coding sequence ATGCTTAAAAAATATATTATATCTTTTATTATATCAACAACACTTCTTTTTTCAATAACAAAAGATGAAATAAAATCTACTATGAGTAAAAATATTGAAGCAGTTTTAAATATTTTAAAACAGAATAAACTTACTCATGAAGAAAAAGCTAAAGAAATTATTTTAATAATGAATGAAAACTTTGATTATGAATTAATGTCAAGATTATCTTTAGGTAAAAAGTGGAAAGAATTAGATTCTAACAAACAAAATAACTTTATAAAACTTTTTGAAAAAGTCTTAAAAGACTCATATATTGATAAGTTAAATCTATATACTAATGAAAAAGTAAAAATCATAGGCTTACAAGAGCCTAAAAAAAATAGAGCTATTTTAAATACAGAGATTGTAGGTAAAAGTGATAATTATCAGATTGACTATAAATTTTATCAAAAGACTAAAGAAGATTGGAAAATTTACGATGTGTCTTTAGCAGGTGTTAGTATTATCCAAACATATAGACAACAATTTGCAGGATTTCTAAAAGATAAAACTTTTGATGAGCTTGTAAACAACCTAAAAAATAAAATTAATGATAAAAAAAGTATTTGA
- a CDS encoding sensor histidine kinase yields the protein MKFQNEKQLLKIIKYSPSIFVIIISIIIIILQFIDKNSTFEREKNRITQEYIQKNKNLIKQRVHNTYDYILKEKQNSKKQLRNSLKAAVNNAHSIAKTIYENNKDKDPELIKNIIIDALRSIRFNDGRGYFFVYEKTGKNLLLPFNEELEGQNFINHQDSKGTYILQDMKKILSKYDETYYSWYWYNPKNPYKMKKKLGFIKSFEAFDWFIGTGEYIEDFEKKVQENILKQIRKLRFDNSGYIFIITYDSVYLSHIREEFIGKDAKTNNDTVEITKVIKDLIEISKYGEGFYEYIQNIKPDGQEAIKKISFVKGLNDWSWIIGTGFYEDDLKKAIENKKEKLDEEFTKAFYKTLEISFILSITLLISSIYFSKILQKKFRNYKLEIKQHLIENTRQQNILAQQSKMAAMGEMIGNIAHQWRQPLSAITTTATGLKLQKEMDLLKDSFLIESLDGINKSAQYLSKTIDDFRNFFKTDKKETEFSIQKALDKAISLVYVQFHNKDIEIIKNNYDEQIINLENEFIQVVINILNNARDELIKKDLEYKKYIFINVHKKTDGLYIYIKDNAGGIPEKIISRIFEPYFTTKHQSQGTGIGLYMSEEIIVKNMNGEISVSNTKYSYNNENYKGAVFTIKLPYN from the coding sequence ATGAAATTCCAAAATGAAAAACAACTATTAAAAATCATAAAATATTCTCCCTCAATTTTTGTAATCATTATATCAATAATAATAATAATTTTACAATTTATTGATAAAAACTCTACTTTTGAAAGAGAAAAAAATAGAATTACACAAGAATATATTCAAAAAAATAAGAACCTAATAAAACAAAGAGTTCACAATACTTATGATTATATTTTAAAAGAGAAACAAAACTCTAAAAAGCAATTAAGAAATTCTTTGAAAGCTGCTGTTAATAATGCTCACTCAATAGCAAAAACTATTTATGAAAACAATAAAGATAAAGACCCTGAACTTATAAAAAATATTATTATTGATGCTCTTAGAAGTATTAGGTTTAATGATGGAAGAGGATACTTCTTTGTTTATGAAAAAACAGGGAAAAACCTTTTATTACCATTTAATGAAGAACTTGAAGGTCAAAATTTTATAAATCATCAAGACTCAAAGGGAACTTATATACTTCAAGATATGAAAAAAATCTTATCAAAGTATGATGAAACATATTACTCTTGGTACTGGTATAATCCAAAAAATCCATATAAAATGAAGAAAAAACTTGGTTTTATAAAAAGTTTTGAAGCCTTTGATTGGTTTATTGGAACAGGAGAATATATTGAAGATTTTGAAAAAAAAGTTCAAGAGAATATATTAAAGCAAATAAGAAAATTAAGATTTGATAATAGTGGCTATATTTTTATTATAACTTATGATTCTGTTTATTTAAGTCATATTAGAGAAGAGTTTATAGGTAAAGATGCAAAAACAAACAATGATACAGTAGAAATAACAAAAGTAATAAAAGATTTAATAGAAATCTCAAAATATGGTGAAGGGTTTTATGAATATATTCAAAATATAAAACCTGATGGACAAGAAGCAATTAAAAAGATTAGCTTTGTTAAAGGTTTAAATGATTGGTCTTGGATAATAGGAACTGGTTTTTATGAAGATGATTTGAAAAAAGCCATAGAAAATAAGAAAGAAAAACTAGATGAAGAGTTTACCAAAGCTTTTTATAAAACCTTAGAGATATCTTTTATATTATCAATTACCTTACTTATAAGTTCAATATATTTTTCAAAAATATTACAAAAAAAGTTTAGAAACTACAAACTTGAAATAAAACAGCACCTTATAGAAAACACGCGTCAACAAAATATTTTAGCACAACAATCAAAGATGGCTGCAATGGGAGAGATGATTGGAAACATTGCCCATCAATGGAGACAACCCTTGTCAGCAATAACAACTACAGCAACAGGGTTAAAATTACAAAAAGAGATGGATCTTTTAAAAGATTCCTTTTTAATAGAGAGTTTAGATGGTATTAATAAGTCAGCTCAATATCTTTCTAAAACTATTGATGATTTTAGAAATTTCTTTAAAACAGATAAAAAAGAAACAGAGTTTTCCATCCAAAAAGCTTTGGATAAAGCAATATCTCTAGTTTATGTTCAATTTCACAATAAAGATATTGAAATAATAAAAAACAATTATGATGAACAAATTATAAACCTTGAAAATGAGTTTATTCAAGTAGTTATAAATATATTAAATAATGCAAGAGATGAATTAATAAAAAAAGACCTTGAGTATAAAAAATATATCTTTATTAATGTTCATAAAAAAACAGATGGTCTATATATCTATATAAAAGATAATGCAGGAGGAATTCCAGAAAAAATAATAAGTAGAATCTTTGAACCATACTTTACGACAAAACACCAATCACAAGGTACAGGAATAGGATTATATATGAGTGAAGAAATTATTGTTAAAAATATGAATGGAGAAATTTCTGTTTCAAATACTAAATACTCATATAATAATGAAAACTATAAAGGTGCAGTATTTACAATAAAATTACCTTATAATTAA
- a CDS encoding TlpA family protein disulfide reductase codes for MKKLSILFFAFLATFLFTACNSNDEAVSVKEDSSSFEELKKISNKTYTLKTVDDKTITLKVENEQLTSKQLEGKFVLINFWATWCPPCIKEMPTLNKIYEKYNDKFEIIGVLFEKNKDEKQLKEFISKHNIKFPIVVGDENFRMAKAFDDIKKIPESFLYSKDGKFIKRFIGEIGEKELEKYLSK; via the coding sequence ATGAAAAAACTTTCAATACTTTTTTTTGCTTTTTTAGCAACATTTTTATTTACAGCTTGTAATTCAAATGATGAAGCAGTAAGTGTAAAAGAAGATAGTAGTAGTTTTGAGGAATTAAAGAAAATTAGCAATAAGACATATACTTTAAAAACAGTAGATGATAAAACAATTACTTTAAAAGTTGAAAATGAACAATTAACTTCAAAGCAATTAGAAGGAAAATTTGTTTTAATAAATTTTTGGGCAACTTGGTGTCCTCCTTGTATAAAAGAGATGCCAACACTTAATAAGATTTATGAAAAGTATAATGATAAATTTGAAATAATTGGAGTTTTATTTGAAAAAAATAAAGATGAAAAACAGTTAAAAGAGTTTATTTCAAAGCATAATATTAAATTTCCTATTGTAGTAGGAGATGAAAATTTTAGAATGGCAAAAGCATTTGATGATATCAAAAAAATTCCAGAGTCTTTTTTATATTCTAAAGATGGAAAATTTATTAAAAGATTTATAGGTGAAATTGGGGAAAAAGAGTTAGAAAAATATCTTAGTAAATAG
- a CDS encoding LOG family protein, producing the protein MNIAIYCGSNFGKNKIYEQEAIQMVKFLSKKDCSIVYGGSKAGLMGIISNTALEKGINVYGVIPHDLAKKELENEKLLNIYKVNTMRERKEKMESLADAFIAYPGGCGTLEEISEILTSIQVGYSSKPCAFYNINNYYDNLLLFLKNAVKEGFMLKEHYNSIIVSDKIEDIYENFENYTAPKSKWELLENH; encoded by the coding sequence GTGAATATTGCAATTTATTGTGGTTCAAATTTTGGTAAAAACAAAATATATGAACAAGAGGCTATACAAATGGTAAAGTTCTTAAGTAAAAAAGATTGTTCCATTGTGTATGGAGGAAGTAAAGCTGGATTAATGGGCATAATATCAAATACAGCTTTAGAAAAAGGAATTAATGTATATGGAGTAATTCCTCATGATTTAGCCAAAAAAGAATTAGAAAATGAAAAACTTTTAAATATATATAAAGTAAATACAATGAGAGAAAGAAAAGAAAAGATGGAAAGCTTAGCTGATGCTTTTATAGCTTATCCTGGAGGTTGTGGAACTTTAGAAGAAATATCTGAAATACTTACTTCTATTCAAGTAGGATATTCATCTAAACCTTGTGCTTTTTATAATATAAACAACTATTATGATAACTTACTTCTTTTTTTAAAAAATGCAGTAAAGGAAGGTTTTATGTTAAAAGAGCATTATAACTCAATTATTGTTAGTGATAAAATAGAAGATATTTATGAGAATTTTGAAAATTATACTGCACCAAAAAGTAAATGGGAACTATTAGAAAATCATTAA
- a CDS encoding efflux RND transporter permease subunit — protein sequence MIKKVFDSSVIKHPVKSLVFLLIGIAFLAYYSTKLEIDASAETLLLENDKDLQFSREVSKLYHNPDFLIVSFTPKDDLLSEKTLKIIKNISDDFLQIENIASITSILNVPLLQSPVQEISKLIGNIKTLENNQDVNKELVKKEFLNSEIYRDSLVSKDFKTTAIVLNLKINEEFFDFIEKRNTLLEKKKANSITKKELNELEKIEIEFKKFRDEQRQQNNKDIQDIRKIIEKYENEGKLFLGGVNMIADDIISFVKNDLIIYGSSLIVILMIVLWIIFRQVIWILLPLFICTLSVISTTGALGYFSWEVTVISSNFIALQLIITISIVLHLIVRYNELNRKYKHASQYKLVITTLLSKLSPSFFAIITTVAGFGSLVLSGIQPVKNLGWMMSTGILISLFISFIVFPTILILLKKLDINKTPKLKLNLISYCKKAVEKKGSMIILIAAILMFFSLTGASKLLVENSFINYFKESTQIYKGMKVIDEKLGGTTPLDIIITFKDKKEEKIDEPVVDDEFSSFEDEFAQTKDEEQYWFTKDKMDTILRVHNYLENIEEIGKVQSLATLLKVGKTLNNNKELDGISLALLYKELPEEYKKMILSPYINIEHNQARINTRIIDSNPKLRRDELIKKINTELPEVINSSNVEFRLSNLMILYNNMLQSLFDSQIKTLGFVISILFIMFLILFRSFKIAIIALLANIIPISIIFGIMGWLEIPLDIMTITIAAISIGIGVDDTIHYIHRFHEEYKKDHNYIEAMKRSHESIGYAMTYTSLVIIIGFSILVLSNLIPTIYFGLLTVVVMVTVLSSDILLLPRLLILFKPYENKKKGII from the coding sequence ATGATAAAAAAAGTATTTGATTCTTCCGTAATTAAGCACCCTGTTAAATCTTTAGTTTTTTTACTAATAGGGATTGCTTTTTTAGCTTATTATTCTACTAAGTTAGAAATTGATGCTTCTGCTGAAACTTTACTTCTTGAAAATGATAAGGATTTACAATTTTCAAGGGAAGTATCAAAACTATATCACAATCCAGATTTTTTAATTGTATCCTTTACACCTAAAGATGACTTATTATCAGAAAAAACACTTAAAATAATAAAAAACATTTCAGATGATTTTTTACAAATTGAAAATATTGCCTCAATAACTTCAATATTAAATGTTCCCCTACTTCAATCACCTGTTCAAGAAATATCTAAATTGATTGGAAATATTAAAACTCTTGAAAACAATCAAGATGTCAATAAAGAATTAGTAAAAAAAGAGTTTTTAAATTCAGAGATATATAGAGATTCTTTAGTTAGTAAAGACTTTAAGACAACAGCTATAGTATTAAATTTAAAAATAAATGAAGAATTTTTTGATTTTATTGAAAAAAGAAACACTCTTTTAGAAAAAAAGAAAGCAAATTCTATTACAAAAAAAGAATTAAATGAATTAGAAAAGATAGAAATAGAATTTAAGAAATTTAGAGATGAACAAAGGCAACAAAATAACAAAGATATTCAAGATATTAGAAAAATAATAGAAAAATATGAAAATGAAGGGAAACTATTTTTAGGTGGAGTAAATATGATTGCTGATGATATAATCAGCTTTGTAAAAAATGACCTAATAATATATGGTTCATCTTTAATTGTTATCCTTATGATAGTTTTATGGATTATTTTTAGACAAGTTATTTGGATTTTACTTCCATTATTTATTTGTACTTTATCAGTTATTTCTACAACAGGTGCATTAGGATATTTTTCTTGGGAAGTTACTGTAATATCTTCAAATTTTATTGCATTACAACTAATAATTACAATTTCTATAGTTCTTCACTTAATTGTAAGATACAATGAGTTAAATAGAAAATATAAACATGCAAGTCAATACAAACTAGTAATTACTACTTTATTATCAAAATTAAGTCCTTCATTTTTTGCAATTATTACCACTGTTGCTGGTTTTGGTTCTTTAGTTTTATCAGGTATCCAACCAGTTAAAAATTTAGGATGGATGATGAGTACAGGTATTTTAATATCTTTATTTATTTCATTTATTGTATTCCCAACTATTTTAATTTTATTAAAGAAACTAGATATCAATAAAACACCTAAACTCAAATTAAATTTAATTTCTTATTGTAAAAAAGCCGTTGAGAAAAAAGGTTCTATGATTATATTAATAGCAGCAATCCTTATGTTTTTTTCTCTAACAGGGGCATCAAAACTTCTTGTAGAAAATAGTTTCATTAACTATTTTAAAGAATCAACACAAATTTATAAAGGAATGAAAGTTATTGATGAAAAATTAGGAGGGACAACCCCTTTAGATATAATAATAACTTTTAAAGATAAGAAAGAAGAAAAAATTGATGAACCTGTAGTTGACGATGAATTTTCCTCATTTGAAGATGAATTTGCGCAAACTAAAGATGAAGAACAATACTGGTTTACAAAAGATAAAATGGACACTATACTAAGAGTTCATAATTATCTTGAAAACATTGAAGAAATAGGTAAAGTACAATCTCTGGCTACTCTTTTAAAAGTTGGAAAAACTTTAAATAATAATAAAGAATTAGATGGTATTAGTTTAGCACTACTATATAAAGAATTACCAGAAGAATATAAAAAAATGATATTAAGTCCTTATATAAATATTGAACATAATCAAGCAAGAATAAATACCAGAATTATTGATTCAAATCCAAAGTTAAGAAGAGATGAACTTATAAAAAAAATCAATACAGAACTTCCTGAAGTAATAAATAGTTCCAATGTGGAATTTAGATTATCAAATTTAATGATTTTATATAATAATATGCTTCAATCATTATTTGATTCTCAAATAAAAACTTTAGGCTTTGTTATAAGTATACTTTTTATTATGTTCTTAATTTTATTTAGGTCTTTTAAAATTGCTATTATTGCTCTTTTAGCAAATATAATTCCTATTTCTATTATCTTTGGGATAATGGGCTGGCTTGAAATTCCTTTAGATATTATGACTATTACAATTGCAGCAATTTCTATAGGTATAGGAGTTGATGATACAATTCACTATATACATAGATTTCATGAAGAGTATAAAAAAGACCATAATTATATTGAAGCAATGAAAAGATCCCATGAAAGTATTGGTTATGCAATGACTTATACCTCACTTGTAATAATTATAGGTTTTTCTATTCTTGTATTATCAAATTTAATTCCTACTATATATTTTGGCTTATTAACTGTTGTTGTAATGGTTACAGTTTTAAGTTCAGATATCCTTTTACTTCCAAGATTATTAATTCTATTTAAACCTTATGAAAATAAAAAGAAAGGAATTATTTAG
- a CDS encoding class I SAM-dependent methyltransferase, which translates to MNCDVTEISMYDIYKVFQKNKDCKEIIFKVVNPDLFDDKYSGESVLINNKNCFYRPYKAWIDLAEKFFYKLMTPKFLDEKTVQLTFKKLENNSFHKIDNIEEKYGKDSLFSRINKNEEPEILITYLKALQNVTLSKRKRVLNLGVNKAEEFELIKKAFEKEFFEGEFIGIDYCKTAINEAKNRFLEYKNIKFFSHDINNLDELNLGKFDLIISIGTLQSSNLSLNKTFMNIVQNYLEKDGALILGFPNSRWINGEVIYGAKVPNYNFSEMSLLYKDVVFCKKYLQQKKFRVTLTGKYYTFLTATSIR; encoded by the coding sequence ATGAATTGTGATGTTACTGAAATTTCCATGTATGATATATATAAAGTTTTCCAGAAAAATAAAGATTGTAAAGAAATAATATTTAAAGTTGTTAATCCAGATTTATTTGACGATAAATACTCAGGAGAGAGTGTTTTGATAAATAATAAAAATTGTTTTTATAGACCTTATAAAGCTTGGATTGATTTAGCTGAAAAATTTTTTTATAAATTGATGACTCCCAAATTTTTAGATGAAAAAACAGTTCAACTAACTTTTAAAAAGCTTGAGAATAACAGTTTTCATAAGATAGATAATATTGAAGAAAAATATGGGAAAGATTCTTTATTTTCTCGAATAAATAAAAATGAAGAACCTGAAATATTGATCACTTATTTAAAAGCTTTACAGAATGTAACTTTGTCTAAAAGAAAAAGAGTTCTTAATTTAGGAGTTAATAAAGCAGAAGAGTTTGAGTTAATAAAAAAAGCTTTTGAAAAAGAGTTTTTTGAGGGTGAATTTATAGGGATTGATTATTGTAAAACAGCAATAAATGAAGCTAAAAATAGGTTTTTAGAATATAAAAATATTAAGTTTTTTTCTCATGATATAAATAATTTAGATGAATTAAACTTAGGAAAATTTGATTTAATAATTTCAATAGGAACTTTACAAAGTTCAAATTTAAGTTTAAATAAAACTTTTATGAATATAGTTCAAAATTATCTAGAAAAAGATGGTGCACTTATTTTGGGCTTTCCAAACTCAAGATGGATAAATGGGGAGGTTATTTATGGAGCAAAAGTTCCAAATTATAATTTTAGTGAAATGTCTTTACTTTATAAAGATGTTGTATTTTGTAAAAAATATTTACAACAAAAGAAATTTAGAGTTACTTTAACAGGAAAATATTATACTTTCTTAACAGCAACTTCAATAAGGTAA
- a CDS encoding ferritin family protein encodes MNVYQYAMKVEKEGEAYYRELASMSPNPGLKRIFSMLADEEVKHYNIFKDMMKKEKLNLNELNLLTDTKTIFETLKQEKHNINFNKEQIRFYKDAIAREENSHNFYIEKSKEIDNKEEREIFIQIANEETKHRKILEEIVVFLEEPDNWIASAEF; translated from the coding sequence ATGAATGTTTATCAATATGCAATGAAAGTAGAAAAAGAAGGTGAGGCTTATTACAGAGAATTAGCTTCCATGTCACCAAACCCAGGATTAAAAAGAATTTTTTCTATGCTTGCAGATGAAGAAGTTAAACATTATAATATTTTCAAAGATATGATGAAAAAAGAGAAATTAAATTTAAATGAATTAAATTTACTTACTGATACAAAAACTATTTTTGAAACTTTAAAACAAGAGAAACACAATATAAACTTTAACAAAGAACAAATAAGATTTTATAAGGATGCTATTGCTAGAGAAGAAAATTCCCATAACTTTTATATTGAAAAATCTAAAGAGATTGATAATAAAGAAGAAAGAGAAATCTTTATCCAAATTGCAAATGAAGAAACAAAACATAGAAAAATTTTAGAAGAAATTGTTGTATTTTTAGAAGAGCCTGATAATTGGATAGCTAGTGCAGAATTCTAA
- a CDS encoding HAD family hydrolase — translation MKKKFILFDNDGVLVETENWYYEANVLALKEVGITLELDRYLEIMARGGTAWELAFEQNIAQNIVDKQREKRDLIYQDFLLTKNIEIPNVQKILNDLAKNYKMAIITTSRRVDFDLIHKNRGIVDFMDFTLCVEEYKRAKPYPDPYLAGLKRFNAKKEETIVVEDSQRGLSSAYNAGIDCIIVHNEFTKSHDFSKATYHIKKLEQLEKILEFS, via the coding sequence TTGAAGAAAAAGTTTATACTTTTTGATAATGATGGAGTTTTAGTAGAAACTGAAAACTGGTACTATGAAGCTAATGTTTTAGCTTTAAAAGAAGTAGGAATAACTCTTGAACTAGATAGATACTTAGAAATTATGGCTAGAGGTGGAACAGCTTGGGAATTAGCCTTTGAACAAAATATAGCTCAAAATATTGTTGATAAACAAAGAGAAAAACGAGATTTAATTTATCAAGATTTTTTATTAACAAAAAATATAGAAATCCCAAATGTTCAAAAGATATTAAATGACCTAGCAAAAAATTATAAAATGGCAATTATTACAACCTCAAGAAGAGTTGATTTTGATTTAATTCATAAAAATAGAGGCATTGTAGATTTTATGGATTTTACTCTTTGTGTTGAAGAATACAAAAGAGCAAAACCCTACCCTGATCCTTATTTAGCAGGATTAAAAAGATTTAATGCAAAAAAAGAAGAAACAATTGTGGTTGAAGATTCCCAAAGAGGACTAAGTTCTGCCTATAATGCAGGAATTGATTGTATTATAGTTCATAATGAATTTACTAAAAGTCATGATTTTTCTAAAGCAACTTATCATATTAAGAAATTAGAACAATTAGAAAAAATACTTGAATTTAGTTAA
- a CDS encoding MlaA family lipoprotein — MKKIFVLFFIILNISFAQEIEENNFNDDFSNEFIIEEKKQFDPLSGYNRAMTSFNDFFYLNILEPTAKGYAIVVPETARVGISNFFNNLTFPIRFVNNILQLKFDSALQELGRFAVNTTFGLAGFMDPASEELQLYAKKEDFGQTLGHYGIGEGFHLVLPFFGPSNLRDTIGLLADGYVNPLTTSNVYDDKVFKVKDREKYILSITNVINDTSLNPNRYETLTKDAIDLYPFLRDTYNQKREKEIKE, encoded by the coding sequence ATGAAAAAAATATTTGTTCTTTTTTTTATAATACTAAATATCAGTTTCGCTCAAGAGATAGAAGAAAACAATTTTAATGATGACTTTTCTAATGAATTTATCATTGAAGAAAAAAAACAGTTTGACCCTTTATCTGGTTATAATCGAGCAATGACATCTTTTAATGACTTTTTTTATTTAAATATTTTAGAACCTACTGCAAAAGGATATGCAATTGTTGTTCCTGAAACAGCAAGAGTTGGAATTTCAAATTTTTTTAATAACTTAACATTTCCTATTAGATTTGTAAACAATATTTTGCAACTAAAATTTGATTCAGCCTTACAAGAGTTAGGAAGATTTGCAGTTAATACAACTTTTGGATTAGCTGGTTTTATGGACCCTGCTTCAGAAGAGCTACAACTTTATGCAAAAAAAGAAGACTTTGGACAAACATTAGGACACTACGGTATAGGAGAAGGCTTTCATCTAGTATTACCATTTTTTGGACCTTCTAATTTAAGAGATACAATAGGTTTACTTGCTGATGGATATGTTAATCCTTTAACTACATCAAATGTTTATGACGATAAGGTTTTCAAAGTTAAAGATAGAGAAAAATATATTTTATCAATTACAAATGTAATTAATGATACCTCTTTAAATCCAAATAGATATGAAACTTTAACAAAAGATGCTATTGATTTATATCCATTTTTAAGAGATACATATAATCAAAAAAGAGAAAAAGAAATAAAGGAATAA
- a CDS encoding disulfide bond formation protein B, whose amino-acid sequence MEKQKSINSLIVLIMFLIASFASLGSLFFSEIMEFVPCSMCWYQRIFMYPLVFIFLISLLYPDDKLFKYSFILVFIGLLFSIYHNLLMWKIIPESVVPCKQGVPCSTEYIQFLGFINIPFLSLVSYLSILILLIIGQKKLNNKGK is encoded by the coding sequence ATGGAAAAACAAAAATCAATAAATTCATTAATAGTATTAATAATGTTTTTAATAGCAAGTTTTGCAAGTTTAGGTTCTTTGTTCTTTAGTGAAATAATGGAGTTTGTTCCTTGTAGTATGTGTTGGTATCAACGAATTTTTATGTATCCTTTGGTATTTATTTTTTTAATATCTTTATTATATCCAGATGATAAGTTGTTTAAATATTCTTTTATTTTGGTTTTTATAGGATTACTTTTTTCAATTTATCATAACTTATTAATGTGGAAAATTATTCCAGAAAGTGTAGTACCTTGTAAACAAGGAGTACCTTGTTCTACTGAATATATACAATTTTTAGGTTTTATAAATATACCTTTTTTATCATTAGTTTCATATCTTTCGATTCTTATTCTTTTGATAATAGGTCAAAAAAAATTAAATAATAAAGGAAAATAG